From Planctomycetota bacterium, the proteins below share one genomic window:
- a CDS encoding FliG C-terminal domain-containing protein, whose protein sequence is MQCFGCSSTAEGYAVVPGIGEWGEIRFFCDPCARRHVVKMRYWDGRDLEVGGWRENPDLGASFQTLVFGFQDLVRMRREDLERVLEWLEDEELALALVGADAALLEKVYSALSLGRVRRIRELLERADLQGTAAASTPEAARELFVSVVRRL, encoded by the coding sequence ATGCAGTGCTTCGGGTGCTCCTCGACCGCCGAGGGTTACGCCGTGGTTCCCGGGATCGGCGAGTGGGGCGAGATCCGGTTCTTCTGCGACCCCTGCGCGCGCCGACACGTCGTCAAGATGCGCTACTGGGACGGGCGGGATCTCGAGGTCGGCGGGTGGAGGGAGAATCCGGACCTGGGGGCGTCGTTCCAGACGCTCGTCTTCGGCTTCCAGGACCTCGTGCGCATGCGCCGGGAAGATCTTGAGCGCGTCCTCGAATGGCTGGAGGACGAAGAGCTCGCCCTGGCGCTCGTCGGGGCCGACGCCGCGCTCCTCGAGAAGGTCTACTCGGCCCTCTCCCTCGGCCGGGTCCGCCGGATCCGGGAGCTTCTGGAACGGGCGGACCTGCAGGGCACGGCCGCCGCATCCACGCCGGAGGCCGCGCGGGAGCTCTTCGTGAGCGTCGTCCGGAGGCTTTGA
- a CDS encoding sodium/solute symporter (Members of the Solute:Sodium Symporter (SSS), TC 2.A.21 as described in tcdb.org, catalyze solute:Na+ symport. Known solutes for members of the family include sugars, amino acids, nucleosides, inositols, vitamins, urea or anions, depending on the system.), whose product MNFQAADWAVLGLYLLGTSWLAEKLAGRRQTVRDFFLGGRRLPWWAVCGSIVASEISGVTFVSVPAMIYAAGGDFRYLLFAVGSIAARVAIGFWVLPAYYRSEIYSPYEFMGQQLGAGVQKATTALFLLGGFLAQGVRLFLAALVLDSITGMGLPAAIAAMGAVSIVWTWMGGINSVVWTDLVQFVILFVGALAAIVAVAAAVPGGLGEIFQAGREAGKFRWMDLSLDPRAEFTLWTGLFGFGAMTLASHGTDQMMAQRLFCCATPREARRAIVASSVGLLLTPLMLLVGVGVYAYFRRHPMAPADATLVAERVDYVFPVFIRQAMPVGVKGLLFAAIFSAATATSTLSAMAQAMLGLVERPLREKGCSERTLVRVSRLLVLLAGAGLCGVALLCAQLYGFKDLLRLAFKMASYTYGAMLGILLLALRPGGRDGRGLLWGVPFALLLSIAFSWRNVPGIPYAVAAACGILALSALAALGREWPRALGAVAAAAAVTGVAFRPDLQIADPWLYPVGAIVAFGLGRALGRKRLAASEPASVS is encoded by the coding sequence ATGAACTTCCAGGCCGCGGACTGGGCGGTCCTGGGCCTCTACCTCCTGGGAACCTCGTGGCTCGCCGAGAAACTCGCCGGACGCCGGCAGACGGTCCGCGATTTCTTCCTGGGAGGACGCCGGCTCCCGTGGTGGGCCGTGTGCGGATCGATCGTCGCCAGCGAAATCAGCGGCGTCACCTTCGTGAGCGTGCCCGCCATGATCTACGCCGCCGGCGGGGATTTCCGGTATCTTCTCTTCGCCGTCGGGTCGATCGCGGCGCGGGTGGCGATCGGCTTCTGGGTCCTCCCGGCCTACTACCGGTCGGAGATCTACAGCCCCTATGAGTTCATGGGGCAGCAGCTCGGCGCCGGCGTGCAGAAGGCCACGACGGCGCTTTTTCTTCTGGGGGGCTTCCTGGCCCAGGGCGTGCGCCTCTTTCTGGCCGCTCTCGTCCTGGACTCGATCACGGGGATGGGCCTTCCGGCGGCGATCGCGGCGATGGGCGCCGTGTCGATCGTCTGGACGTGGATGGGGGGCATCAACTCCGTGGTCTGGACCGACCTCGTGCAGTTCGTCATCCTCTTCGTGGGAGCGCTGGCGGCGATCGTGGCGGTCGCCGCCGCCGTGCCCGGCGGGCTCGGTGAGATTTTCCAGGCGGGCCGGGAGGCCGGAAAGTTCCGCTGGATGGATCTGAGCCTGGACCCTCGCGCGGAGTTCACCCTCTGGACGGGCCTTTTCGGGTTCGGGGCGATGACCCTGGCGTCCCACGGCACGGACCAGATGATGGCCCAGCGCCTCTTCTGCTGCGCCACGCCGCGGGAGGCCCGGCGCGCGATCGTCGCCTCGAGCGTGGGACTTCTGCTGACGCCCCTGATGCTTCTCGTGGGCGTGGGCGTTTATGCGTACTTCCGGCGGCACCCGATGGCGCCGGCGGACGCGACGCTGGTGGCGGAACGGGTGGACTACGTCTTTCCGGTATTCATCCGGCAGGCGATGCCGGTGGGCGTCAAGGGTCTTCTGTTCGCGGCGATCTTCTCGGCCGCGACCGCCACCTCGACGCTTTCGGCGATGGCGCAGGCCATGCTGGGGCTCGTGGAGCGTCCCCTGCGGGAAAAAGGATGTTCGGAGCGCACGCTCGTGAGGGTTTCCCGGCTGTTGGTGCTCCTGGCCGGAGCGGGACTGTGCGGGGTGGCGCTCCTGTGCGCGCAGCTTTACGGATTCAAGGACCTTCTGCGCCTGGCCTTCAAGATGGCTTCGTACACGTACGGCGCGATGCTCGGCATTCTCCTGCTGGCGCTCCGGCCGGGGGGGCGGGATGGACGCGGACTTCTCTGGGGGGTGCCGTTCGCGCTTCTTCTGTCGATCGCCTTTTCCTGGCGGAACGTTCCCGGGATTCCCTACGCCGTGGCGGCCGCCTGCGGGATTCTGGCGCTTTCGGCCCTCGCCGCGCTCGGGAGGGAGTGGCCCAGGGCCCTCGGCGCGGTCGCGGCGGCGGCGGCCGTGACCGGGGTGGCCTTCCGGCCCGACCTCCAAATCGCCGATCCCTGGCTCTACCCGGTCGGGGCGATCGTCGCCTTCGGGCTGGGCCGGGCGCTCGGCCGCAAAAGGCTTGCCGCTTCCGAGCCGGCCTCCGTATCATGA